From the Planktothrix tepida PCC 9214 genome, one window contains:
- a CDS encoding CBS domain-containing protein has product MKAKDIMTQEVAIIRGSATVAEAVRLMRLKEVRALIVEARHPEDAYGIVTETDIIAKVVAYGKDPKQVRVYEIMSKPCIVVNPDLNLEYVARLFANTGIWRAPVIQGELLGIISVTDILMQGDFLENPKLAYLQQKLQEAISNARSISATSGNDSKAAAEAWELVDEIEAEAGFYGALKAEKTAKELFFERESQPVSIS; this is encoded by the coding sequence ATGAAAGCCAAGGATATTATGACACAAGAAGTCGCCATAATTCGAGGTTCTGCAACCGTAGCCGAAGCTGTTCGACTGATGCGCTTAAAAGAAGTTCGGGCACTGATTGTTGAAGCTCGTCATCCAGAAGATGCCTATGGCATTGTCACGGAAACGGATATTATTGCTAAAGTCGTGGCTTACGGAAAAGACCCCAAACAGGTGCGAGTTTACGAAATTATGAGTAAACCTTGTATTGTGGTCAATCCTGATCTGAATCTGGAATATGTAGCCCGCTTATTTGCCAATACAGGAATTTGGCGAGCTCCGGTTATTCAAGGGGAATTATTGGGGATTATTTCAGTCACCGATATTTTAATGCAAGGTGATTTCCTGGAAAATCCTAAATTAGCCTATCTCCAACAAAAGCTTCAGGAAGCCATCTCGAATGCTCGTTCTATTTCCGCCACCTCTGGTAATGATTCTAAAGCTGCGGCTGAAGCGTGGGAGTTGGTAGATGAAATTGAAGCCGAAGCGGGTTTTTATGGAGCTTTAAAAGCAGAAAAAACCGCTAAGGAACTCTTTTTTGAACGGGAATCTCAGCCGGTTTCTATCAGCTAA
- the modB gene encoding molybdate ABC transporter permease subunit, with translation MSLDLSPLWISLKTASIATFITFFLGILAAYWMLNYRGKGKSIIEGVFISPLILPPTVVGFLLLLFCGKNGPLGQLLSPFNINLVFTWYAAVIAATVVAFPLMYKTALGAFKQIDRTLLQVARTLGGSEITIFWRIALPLALPGILAATILAFCRALGEFGATLMIAGNIPGETQTIPMAIYFAVEAGAMKEAWIWVLVILTVSFSAITVVNLWENGTKKKGIGPYSNPSFQRSDFRSELDHEFMISSLISDSSTPPYLSINIQKKLPGFELEVAFNSDDRPLGLLGGSGAGKSMVLRCIAGIETPDRGQIILNGQVLFDSENGINLPPCERRVGFLFQNYALFPHWTVAQNIAFGLPKGMSKNKIQAAVGTLLAQVHLEALGNRYPRQLSGGQQQRVALARALASQPEILLLDEPFSALDTYLRSQLEHQLISLLSFYRGVTLFVTHNLEEAYRICENLLVMDQGKAIAFDIKQNIFEHPPNFRTAQLTECKNFSRAISHDFQTIEALDWGCRLRVIEPIQEPLAYVGIRAHQLSFPTDPSLDNTFPCWLANTNETQHRITLYLKLASPPENLEDYHLQAEVFKEKWATLKDRPFPWLVQLHSLRLFLMSE, from the coding sequence ATGTCTTTAGATCTTTCTCCCCTCTGGATTTCCCTTAAAACCGCTTCAATTGCTACATTCATTACCTTCTTTTTAGGCATCCTGGCGGCTTATTGGATGTTGAACTATCGGGGAAAAGGGAAATCAATTATAGAGGGGGTTTTTATTTCCCCTTTAATTTTACCGCCTACCGTTGTGGGTTTTTTATTACTATTATTCTGTGGTAAAAACGGCCCCCTCGGACAACTATTATCGCCCTTTAATATCAACTTGGTTTTTACTTGGTATGCCGCCGTAATTGCCGCAACGGTTGTGGCGTTTCCCTTAATGTACAAAACCGCATTGGGGGCCTTTAAACAAATTGATCGCACCCTTTTACAAGTTGCTAGAACTTTAGGCGGTTCTGAAATTACTATTTTTTGGCGAATTGCTTTACCCTTGGCTTTACCCGGTATTCTAGCTGCAACCATTTTGGCATTTTGTCGGGCATTAGGGGAATTTGGCGCCACCTTAATGATTGCGGGGAATATTCCAGGGGAAACTCAAACGATTCCGATGGCGATTTATTTCGCAGTGGAAGCAGGGGCGATGAAAGAAGCTTGGATTTGGGTGTTAGTGATTCTCACCGTTTCTTTCTCAGCCATTACAGTTGTTAACCTGTGGGAAAATGGAACGAAAAAGAAAGGGATAGGGCCCTATTCTAACCCATCTTTCCAAAGGTCGGATTTCAGATCAGAGCTTGATCACGAATTTATGATCTCTTCCCTGATTTCCGATTCCTCAACACCTCCCTATTTATCGATTAATATTCAGAAGAAATTACCAGGTTTTGAGTTAGAAGTTGCTTTTAATAGTGATGATCGTCCTTTAGGATTGTTGGGGGGATCGGGTGCAGGAAAAAGCATGGTTTTGCGGTGTATTGCGGGGATAGAAACACCGGATCGAGGTCAAATTATTTTGAATGGACAGGTTTTATTTGATTCTGAAAACGGAATTAATTTACCCCCCTGTGAGCGCCGGGTGGGTTTTTTATTTCAAAACTATGCTTTATTTCCCCATTGGACAGTGGCTCAAAATATTGCCTTTGGCTTACCCAAAGGAATGTCTAAAAATAAAATTCAGGCTGCTGTTGGAACCTTGTTAGCTCAGGTTCATTTAGAAGCATTAGGAAATCGTTATCCTCGCCAACTATCGGGGGGTCAACAACAGCGAGTTGCATTAGCCAGAGCTTTAGCAAGTCAACCGGAAATATTATTATTAGATGAACCGTTTTCTGCCCTAGATACCTATTTACGAAGTCAACTCGAACATCAATTAATTTCTCTGTTATCTTTTTATCGAGGAGTTACATTATTTGTTACTCATAATTTAGAGGAGGCTTATCGAATTTGTGAGAATCTTTTAGTCATGGATCAGGGAAAAGCGATCGCATTTGATATTAAACAAAACATTTTTGAGCATCCTCCTAATTTTCGCACGGCTCAACTCACTGAATGTAAAAACTTTTCTCGAGCAATTAGCCACGATTTTCAAACTATAGAAGCGTTAGATTGGGGGTGTAGGTTACGAGTAATTGAACCCATTCAAGAACCTCTAGCTTATGTGGGAATTCGTGCCCATCAATTAAGTTTTCCTACAGATCCAAGTTTAGACAATACTTTTCCCTGTTGGTTAGCTAATACCAATGAAACCCAACATCGGATCACGTTATATCTTAAGTTAGCTTCTCCACCGGAGAATTTGGAAGATTATCATTTACAAGCTGAAGTTTTTAAAGAAAAATGGGCAACTTTAAAAGATCGTCCTTTTCCTTGGTTGGTGCAGTTACATTCTTTACGGTTATTTTTAATGTCGGAATAA
- the modA gene encoding molybdate ABC transporter substrate-binding protein — MKKRRLVTFLATILMTLILTMGIRVINQTPLLAQTNSSLLVSAAASLKEALEEIKPAYQQIHSKVAVNYNFGASGTLQQQIENGAPADIFFSAAKKQMDALQEKNLIIPETRRNVLTNNLVLIVPKNSTGITSFRNLTDAKIKRIAVGEPRSVPAGQYAEEVFKNLGILDAIKPKLVLGNNVRNVLAAVESGNADAGVVYTTDAKLSNQVKIVATAPANLHSPIVYPVAVLKSSKDPASAKEYVQFLASDRGMKIFQKYGFSKAS, encoded by the coding sequence ATGAAAAAAAGACGGCTTGTAACGTTTCTAGCCACAATTTTAATGACGTTAATCCTAACGATGGGGATTCGAGTCATTAACCAAACGCCTCTGTTAGCTCAAACGAACTCTAGCTTACTCGTATCGGCGGCGGCTAGTTTAAAAGAAGCCCTAGAAGAAATTAAGCCCGCGTATCAGCAAATTCACTCCAAGGTTGCTGTTAACTATAATTTTGGGGCTTCGGGAACATTGCAACAACAAATTGAAAATGGTGCACCTGCGGATATCTTTTTCTCAGCCGCTAAAAAACAGATGGATGCTTTACAGGAAAAAAATCTGATTATTCCCGAAACTCGGCGTAATGTTTTGACCAACAACCTGGTCTTAATTGTTCCCAAAAATTCCACAGGTATTACCAGTTTTAGAAATTTAACCGATGCTAAAATTAAGCGAATTGCTGTAGGTGAACCGAGAAGTGTACCCGCCGGACAATATGCTGAAGAAGTGTTTAAAAATTTAGGCATTTTAGACGCGATTAAACCTAAACTGGTTTTAGGCAATAATGTGCGAAATGTTTTGGCGGCGGTAGAAAGTGGGAATGCTGATGCCGGGGTTGTTTATACAACGGATGCTAAACTTTCAAATCAAGTCAAAATTGTAGCAACTGCACCTGCCAATCTCCATTCCCCAATTGTTTATCCAGTTGCAGTTTTAAAAAGTAGTAAAGATCCAGCCTCGGCTAAAGAATATGTGCAGTTTTTAGCGAGCGATCGCGGCATGAAAATCTTTCAAAAATACGGATTTAGCAAAGCTAGTTAA